Sequence from the Hoplias malabaricus isolate fHopMal1 chromosome 10, fHopMal1.hap1, whole genome shotgun sequence genome:
cttcCCACAGATGTGCAAGGACATGAAGAGTCTCAGCATCGGCAGCTCTTCAGCTTAAAAATTATTCAGAGTTGCAGGGATATCAGACAAAAGATGAACACTTCTGTGTGGCCTCCTTTGCTCACCAACTCAGCTGTGGCCCTCACTGACCCCAGCAAGGTGTCAGACAAGGCTAAATCAGGGGGTTCAGAAACTTGTGAGCAGGTCCACATTGCTCCGGAGGTGTTCTTGACACTGGGACTGGTCAGTTTGTTGGAGAACATCCTCGTCATCCTCGCCATTGTTAAGAACAAGAACCTTCACTCACCAATGTACTTCTTCGTCTGCAGTCTGGCTGTGGCAGATATGTTGGTCAGTGTCTCTAATGCCTGGGAGACTATCGTGATCCACCTGCTGGCCAATAGGAGGTTAGTGGTGGAGGATCATTTCATCCGGCAGATGGACAATGTATTTGATTCTCTGATCTGTATTTCCGTGGTGGCTTCCATGTGTAGCCTGCTGGCCATTGCCGTTGACCGCTACGTTACCATCTTCTACGCTCTCCGCTACCACAATATAATGACTGTGCGGCGAGCTGCGCTGATCATCGGCAGTATTTGGAGTTTCTGCACTGGCTGTGGGATCATCTTTATCATCTATTCAGACACTACGGCAGTGGTTGTGTGTCTGGTGACCATGTTCTTTGGCATGCTGCTCATGATGGCCTCCCTCTACAGCCACATGTTCCTGCTGGCCCGCTCCCATGTTCGGCGCATGGCCACACTGCCTGGATACAATGCCTCCATCCAGCAGTGGGCCAGCATGAAGGGGGCAATCACACTCACCATCCTCCTTGGCATCTTCATTGTGTGCTGGGCACCCTTCTTCCTCCACCTCATCCTAATGATCTCCTGCCCCCGGAATCTGTACTGCATCTGCTTCATGTCCCACTTCAATATGTACCTGATCCTAATCATGTGCAACTCTGTGATTGATCCGCTGATCTATGCCTTGAGGAGCCAGGAGATGAGGAAGACCTTCAAGGAGATCATCTGCTGCCTCAACCTTCGCaacttcattttcttctccagtaAATACTGAACAAAATTCAGGTCAATAACTCTAActaaacaaaatttaaataacTTTTATGCCCTAAAGCTTTGTTTACACTGAAGAACCCTCAGATCAATGCTATTTTATGATTCATTACTTTAGAAGGAAGTGTAATGACATGACGTTACCTATAACCCAGTCAAATC
This genomic interval carries:
- the mc5rb gene encoding melanocortin 5b receptor, coding for MNTSVWPPLLTNSAVALTDPSKVSDKAKSGGSETCEQVHIAPEVFLTLGLVSLLENILVILAIVKNKNLHSPMYFFVCSLAVADMLVSVSNAWETIVIHLLANRRLVVEDHFIRQMDNVFDSLICISVVASMCSLLAIAVDRYVTIFYALRYHNIMTVRRAALIIGSIWSFCTGCGIIFIIYSDTTAVVVCLVTMFFGMLLMMASLYSHMFLLARSHVRRMATLPGYNASIQQWASMKGAITLTILLGIFIVCWAPFFLHLILMISCPRNLYCICFMSHFNMYLILIMCNSVIDPLIYALRSQEMRKTFKEIICCLNLRNFIFFSSKY